The Rhipicephalus sanguineus isolate Rsan-2018 chromosome 7, BIME_Rsan_1.4, whole genome shotgun sequence genome includes a window with the following:
- the LOC125759403 gene encoding uncharacterized protein LOC125759403 isoform X2: MPTTPLECGASPAELLMGRRLRTTIPDVQGNTRHEVLRRPHTDHSRRPLAHLSPADTVRIKKGTWATKAKVLKSAGHPRSYTVVTENGTVLRRNRQHLLLTREPFRHNNQEYDDDDFEVKSSQSNALAHRRAECIAPSTPAQPIASTSVSSTQVPRRSLRQRRAPHRLAYDQNFVQVP; this comes from the exons ATGCC GACCACCCCGCTCGAGTGCGGCGCATCGCCCGCTGAGCTGCTGATGGGGCGACGGCTCCGCACAACTATTCCTGACGTTCAAGGCAACACCAGGCACGAGGTGCTCCGGCGTCCTCACACAGACCACTCTAGGAGACCATTGGCGCACCTGAGCCCGGCAGATACGGTCCGGATAAAGAAAGGAACATGGGCGACGAAAGCTAAAGTGCTCAAGTCTGCTGGTCACCCCAGGTCGTATACAGTCGTCACAGAAAACGGCACGGTGCTCAGGCGCAACCGGCAGCACCTACTACTCACGCGGGAGCCCTTCCGACACAACAACCAGgaatacgacgacgacgacttcgAGGTAAAGTCTAGCCAAAGCAACGCGCTCGCACATCGACGTGCAGAATGCATAGCTCCGTCTACGCCCGCACAGCCCATTGCCTCAACAAGTGTCTCGTCCACACAAGTCCCAAGAAGGTCGCTCAGACAACGTCGAGCGCCTCACCGTCTGGCCTACGACCAGAACTTCGTGCAAGTGCCTTGA